A window of the Brassica napus cultivar Da-Ae chromosome C5, Da-Ae, whole genome shotgun sequence genome harbors these coding sequences:
- the LOC125587330 gene encoding uncharacterized protein LOC125587330, with product MKQMIAATSSNHSKILAIHEASRECVWLRSMTQHIRVDCGMSEGKDAPTIMYEDNAACIALLKDGYIKGDRTKHILPKFFFTHELQKASAVQVVQVRSSDNSADLFTNSLPTSTFRKLTHQIGMCRLKDLQ from the coding sequence atgaagcaaATGATCGCGGCCACATCATCCAACCATTCGAAGATATTGGCcattcatgaggccagccgcgagtgtgtCTGGTTGCGGTCCATGACCCAACACATTCGAGTTGATTGTGGGATGTCCGAAGGGAAAGACGCACCGACCATCATGTACGAGGACAATGCCGCATGCATAGCTCTGCTTAAGGACGGCTACATCAAAGGAGACAGGACGAAACACATCCTGCCTAAGTTCTTTTTCACGCACGAGTTGCAGAAAGCCAGTGCGGTCCAAGTGGTACAAGTGCGTTCAAGTGACAACTCAGCTGATCTATTCACCAACTCGCTTCCAACAtcaacgttcaggaagctcacgcatcagattgggatgtgTAGACTGAAAGACCTTCAGTGA